One Saimiri boliviensis isolate mSaiBol1 chromosome 17, mSaiBol1.pri, whole genome shotgun sequence genomic window carries:
- the AANAT gene encoding serotonin N-acetyltransferase, with product MSMQSTNPLKPKAPHQPPGIPKSPSCQRRHTLPASEFRCLTLEDAVSAFEIEREAFISVLGICPLDLDEIRHFLTLCPELSLGWFEEGCLVAFIIGSLWDKERLMQESLTLHRPGGHIAHLHVLAVHRAFRQQGRGPILLWRYLHRLGSQPAVRRAVLMCEDVLVPFYERFGFHAVGPCAISVGSLTFTELHCSLRNHPFLRRSSGC from the exons ATGTCCATGCAGAGCACCAACCCCCTGAAACCCAAGGCCCCGCATCAGCCACCTGGGATCCCCAAGTCCCCGAGCTGTCAGCGGCGCCACACGCTCCCCGCCAGCGAGTTTCGCTGCCTCACTCTGGAGGACGCTGTCAGCGCCTTTGAGATCGAGCGTGAAG CCTTCATCTCTGTCTTGGGCATCTGCCCCCTGGACCTGGATGAGATCCGGCACTTCCTGACCCTGTGTCCAGAGCTGTCCCTGGGCTGGTTCGAGGAGGGCTGCCTCGTGGCCTTCATCATCGGCTCGCTCTGGGACAAGGAGAGACTCATGCAG GAGTCGCTGACACTGCACAGGCCTGGGGGCCACATAGCCCACCTGCATGTGCTGGCCGTGCACCGAGCCTTCCGGCAGCAGGGCAGGGGTCCCATCCTGCTGTGGCGCTACCTGCACCGCCTGGGCAGCCAGCCGGCTGTGCGCCGGGCTGTGCTCATGTGCGAGGACGTGCTGGTACCCTTCTACGAGAGGTTTGGCTTCCACGCCGTGGGTCCCTGCGCCATCAGCGTGGGCTCCCTCACCTTCACGGAGCTCCACTGCTCCCTGCGGAACCACCCCTTCCTGCGCAGGAGCAGCGGCTGCTGA
- the RHBDF2 gene encoding inactive rhomboid protein 2: MASADKNGGSVSSVSSSRLQSRKPPNLSITIPPPEKETQAPGEQDSMLPERPKYPAFLKSVSLQEPRARWQESSEKRPGFRRQASLSQSIRKGAAQWFGVSGDWEGQRQQWQRRSLHHCSVRYGRLKASCQRDLELPSQEVPSFQGTESPKPCKLPKIVDPLARGRAFRHPEEVDRPHAPHPPLTPGVLSLTSFTSVRSGYSHLPRRKRMSVAHMSFQAAAALFKGRSVLDATGQRCRVIKRSFAFPSFLEEDVVDGADTFDSSFFSKEEMSSMPDDVFESPPLSASYFRGIPHSASPVSPDGVQIPLKECGRAPVPGPQRGKRIASKVKHFAFDRKKRHYGLGVVGNWLNRSYRRSISSTVQRQLESFDSHRPYFTYWLTFVHVIITLLVICTYGIAPVGFAQHITTQLVLRNKGVYESVKYIQQENFWVGPSSIDLIHLGAKFSPCIRKDRQIEQLVQRERDLERDSGCCVQNDHSGCIQTQRKDCSETLATFVKWQDDTGPPMDKSDLGQKRTSGAVCHQDPRTCEEPASSGAHIWPNDITKWPICTEQARSNRTGFLHIDCKIKGRPCCIGTKGSCEITTREYCEFMHGYFHEEATLCSQVHCLDKVCGLLPFLNPEVPDQFYRLWLSLFLHAGVVHCLVSVVFQMTILRDLEKLAGWHRIAIIFILSGITGNLASAIFLPYRAEVGPAGSQFGLLACLFVELFQSWPLLERPWKAFLNLSGIVLFLFACGLLPWIDNIAHIFGFLSGLLLAFAFLPYITFGTSDKYRKRALILVSLLAFAGLFAGLVLWLYIYPFNWPWIEHLTCFPFTSRFCEKYELDQVLH; encoded by the exons atggcctctgcTGACAAGAATGGCGGGAGCGTGTCTTCTGTGTCCAGCAGCCGCCTGCAGAGCCGGAAGCCACCCAACCTCTCCATCACCATCCCACCCCCTGAGAAAGAGACCCAGGCCCCTGGCGAGCAGGACAGCATGCTGCCTGAG AGGCCCAAGTACCCAGCCTTCTTGAAGAGCGTCAGCCTCCAGGAGCCACGGGCCCGATGGCAGGAGAGCTCAGAGAAGCGCCCTGGCTTCCGCCGCCAGGCCTCGCTGTCCCAGAGCATCCGCAA GGGCGCAGCCCAGTGGTTTGGAGTCAGCGGCGACTGGGAGGGGCAGCGGCAGCAGTGGCAGCGTCGCAGCCTGCACCACTGCAGCGTGCGCTACGGCCGCCTGAAGGCCTCGTGCCAGCGGGACCTGGAGCTCCCCAGCCAGGAGGTGCCATCCTTCCAGGGCACCGAGTCCCCAAAGCCCTGCAAGCTGCCCAAG ATTGTGGATCCACTGGCCCGGGGCCGGGCCTTCCGCCACCCGGAGGAGGTGGACAGGCCCCACGCCCCGCACCCGCCGTTGACCCCTGGAGTCCTGTCCCTCACCTCGTTCACCAGCGTCCGCTCTGGCTACTCCCACCTGCCACGCCGCAAGAGGATGTCTGTGGCCCACATGAGCTTCCAAGCTGCCGCTGCCCTCTTCAAG GGGCGCTCGGTGCTGGATGCCACCGGACAGCGGTGCCGGGTCATCAAGCGCAGCTTTGCCTTCCcgagcttcctggaggaggatgTGGTTGATGGGGCAGACACATTTGACTCCTCGTTTTTTAGTAAG GAAGAAATGAGCTCCATGCCTGACGATGTCTTTGAGTCCCCCCCACTCTCTGCCAGCTACTTCCGGGGGATCCCACACTCAGCCTCCCCTGTCTCCCCCGATGGGGTGCAAATCCCTCT GAAGGAGTGTGGCCGAGCCCCAGTCCCCGGGCCCCAGCGCGGCAAGCGCATCGCCTCCAAGGTGAAGCACTTTGCCTTTGATCGGAAGAAGCGGCACTACGGCCTGGGCGTGGTGGGCAACTGGCTGAACCGTAGCTACCGCCGCAGCATCAGCAGCACCGTGCAGCGGCAGCTGGAGAGCTTCGACAGCCACCG GCCCTACTTCACCTACTGGCTGACCTTCGTCCATGTCATCATCACGCTGCTGGTGATTTGCACCTATGGCATCGCACCCGTGGGCTTTGCCCAGCACATCACCACCCAGCTG GTTCTGCGGAACAAAGGTGTGTACGAGAGCGTGAAGTACATCCAGCAGGAGAACTTCTGGGTTGGCCCCAGCTCG ATTGACCTGATCCACCTGGGGGCCAAGTTCTCGCCCTGCATCCGGAAGGACAGGCAGATCGAGCAGTTGGTGCAGCGGGAGCGAGACCTGGAGCGGGACTCAGGCTGCTGTGTCCAGAACGACCACTCAGGCTGCATCCAGACCCAACGGAAGGACTGCTCG GAGACTTTGGCCACTTTTGTCAAGTGGCAGGATGACACTGGGCCCCCCATGGACAAGTCTGATCTGGGCCAGAAGCGGACATCGGGGGCTGTCTGTCACCAGGACCCCAG GACCTGTGAGGAGCCGGCCTCCAGCGGTGCCCACATCTGGCCCAATGACATCACCAAGTGGCCG ATCTGCACAGAGCAGGCCAGGAGCAACCGCACGGGCTTCCTGCACATAGACTGCAAGATCAAGGGCCGCCCCTGCTGCATTGGCACCAAGGGCAG CTGTGAGATCACCACCCGGGAATACTGTGAGTTCATGCACGGCTATTTCCACGAGGAAGCGACGCTCTGCTCCCAG GTGCACTGCTTGGACAAGGTGTGTGGGCTGCTGCCCTTCCTCAACCCAGAGGTCCCAGATCAGTTCTATAGGCTCTGGCTGTCTCTCTTCTTACATGCCGG CGTGGTGCACTGCCTCGTGTCTGTGGTCTTTCAAATGACCATCCTGAGGGACCTGGAAAAGCTGGCCGGCTGGCACCGTATCGCCATCATCTTCATCCTCAGCGGCATCACGGGCAACCTCGCCAGCGCCATCTTCCTCCCGTACCGGGCGGAG GTGGGACCGGCCGGTTCACAGTTTGGCCTCCTCGCCTGCCTCTTCGTGGAGCTCTTCCAGAGCTGGCCGCTGCTGGAGCGGCCCTGGAAGGCCTTCCTCAACCTCTCGGGCATCGTGCTCTTCCTGTTCGCCTGCGGCCTCCTGCCCTGGATCGACAACATCGCCCACATCTTCGGCTTCCTCAGCGGCCTGCTGCTGGCCTTTGCCTTCCTGCCCTACATCACCTTCGGCACCAGCGACAAGTACCGCAAGCGGGCCCTCATCCTGGTGTCACTGCTGGCCTTCGCCGGCCTCTTCGCTGGCCTGGTGCTCTGGCTGTACATTTACCCCTTTAACTGGCCGTGGATCGAGCACctcacctgcttccccttcaccagCCGCTTCTGCGAGAAGTACGAGCTGGACCAGGTGCTGCACTGA